The following is a genomic window from Planctomycetia bacterium.
TGCATGACGAGTTGCTGCCCACGTCCTTCCATCCGCTGTTGACGGGCTGTGCGATTCGAACCGAAGGCGGCTCGATCGAAGTCAGCCCCGTCGGTATCACGCAAATCTATGCGTGTCGCGGGGCGGTGTCCGACATGCAGTTGCTGCTGGCCGCCGTCTTCCGATTGCTGCCTACCCCGGTGCGATTCAATATTCTTGCCACGGCCGGCCATTTTCCCGGCGACTCGACGCTGTTCGAGGAAGTCCGCAAGATCCCGTTCCCGGGGAAATACATCGTCAGCCAACAACAGCACGTGCGACTCGCGGAGTTCTCACTCCGACCGGCCGACGACGCGCGCATGGTGGAACGCTTACTGAGCATCGCGCCGATGACAGCGAGCCAACTCGGCATGAGCGCCGGCTTCGACAGTCGCTTCGTGTTGGGCCTGCTGTTGCAACAAGGCGTACGGCCCGAGTTGATTTCCGGTCCGAGCGAGGAACGGGATTTGGTGGCCGCGATCGCCCGCGAACTTCAGTTGGATGTGAAACTGCCGGAATGGGAAGATCGCCTTGACCCGTTGGCATACACATTGATGACCGACGCGCAGATTTTTCTCCGTGGCGGCAATTACAGCCGGCTGCGCGGCGTGTTGAACCGGGACTGCGTTTATCACACCGGTCTGGCGGCCGATTCGATCATCAAAAAGACCTACAAGACCACCTGGAAGGCGCCGGGGCTGCGCAGCCGGATTTTCGACACGCTCTGCAATTTTGCGATGCTCGGCATGAAAGGACCGACGTTGCGCGGCGTGCGGGAGGCCAATTCACGCGACGAATTGGTGCGCGTCGTCCGTCAGGATCTCGCGTTCCTCGAACCCTATCACGCGAACGTCCCGAGGCATGTCTTCGCCGGATTGTTCTGCTACTTCAACGGCGGACTGCGTTGGACGCCGGCGCACACCGCGGACTTGGCCTTCTATACGACCCCGGTCTATTTGCTCGCTGACTTGGAGGCCACGGAACACGCCATGCAAAGCAGCGCCTGGTCGAACTTCCGCAAGGATCGCGTGCGCAAGCTCAACCAACAGCTCTTGCCCAACGTGCGGACGCCCTATTCCGACGCGACGAACGTGCGGGCGCATTCAGGTCCGCGAGGCGCGGCGGACAAGCTCGCGTACGAATATCTTTCTCGCTTCAAGGCACGTCGAAAGGCCAGCCAGGCGGCGGGCGCTCCCTCCGGACTACTGCGCGACATTGACCCGTCCGCGTTTCAGCGGCACGACGGCCAGATGGCCCGCTATCTCGCGCAACCCTTGCCCGCGACGCTTCAAGACGCGTCGCTTCTCAACAGCGTCAAGCGCGCCGCCGTGACGGTTTATGGTGCGTTGGAGTATCTCGACGCGGCCGCTCGGCTGCTGGCGAACTAGCGAGTCGCCCTGACGCTGCGCGCAATCGTAGCGCTGTGGACATCCAGCTGGTGGCGCCTTAAGCGACCGGTTCGTCCGGATGCGCTTCGTCCCGCGGAGGTTCTTCCTTCACGTCGGGCATCGGCTCGCTGGTTGGCGGTTCGAACTTCGGCGCGACGGCCACGTCGCGATCGTCCGCCTGGGGAAAACGCTGTTGCGACGTGCGCGGGCGGTCGTCGATGTTGACCTCGTTTTTCAGGTCATTCACGCCCTTTTTGAACTCGTTCATGCTTTTGCCGAGCGAACGCGCCACTTCTGGCAGGCGGCTGCCGAACAGCAGCACCGCGATGCCGCCGATCACCAACAATTCAATCGGGCTCAATCCAAACATCGTGTTACTCGAAGCGGCGAAGGGATCGCCGTGCATGAAGTGCCAGCGAATGAAACAAGTGCGCAACTATGGCGGCGCGACGGGCTACGTTCCGCGTCTCGAATCAACC
Proteins encoded in this region:
- a CDS encoding twin-arginine translocase TatA/TatE family subunit translates to MFGLSPIELLVIGGIAVLLFGSRLPEVARSLGKSMNEFKKGVNDLKNEVNIDDRPRTSQQRFPQADDRDVAVAPKFEPPTSEPMPDVKEEPPRDEAHPDEPVA